The following coding sequences are from one Hippopotamus amphibius kiboko isolate mHipAmp2 chromosome 9, mHipAmp2.hap2, whole genome shotgun sequence window:
- the RHOT2 gene encoding mitochondrial Rho GTPase 2 isoform X2 — translation MKRDVRILLLGEAQVGKTSLILSLVGEEFPEEVPPRAEEITIPADVTPEKVPTHIVDYSEAEQTVEELQDEIHKIRTRWIPLVNGDTKREPRVPIILVGNKSDLRPGGSMEAVLPIMSQFPEIETCVECSAKNLKNISELFYYAQKAVLHPTAPLYDPEAKQLKPACAQALTRIFRLLDQDMDQALSDQELNAFQTSCFGLPLAPQALEDVKMVVSKNVAGGVREDRLTLDGFLFLNTLFIQRGRHETTWTILRRFGYGDSLELTADYLCPPLRVPPGCSAELNHCGYQFVQRMFEKHDQDQDGALSPAELESLFSVFPAAPWGPQLPRTVRTEGSRLPLHGYLCQWTLVTYLDVRRCLEHLGYLGYPTLCEQDSQSHAITVTREKRLDQEKGQTQRNVLLCKVVGARGVGKSSFLQAFLGRGLGDAGEPSAYAIDTVQVNGQEKYLILCEVGADSLLTASADATCDVACLMFDGSDPRSFALCASVYKRHYMDGQTPCLFVSSKADLPEGVLLPGLSPTEFCHRHRLPAPAPFSCTGPSEPHVAIFTRLATMATFPHLIHRELHATSWLRVALGAFGAAVAAILSFSLYRILVKSR, via the exons ATGAAGCGGGACGTGCGCATCCTGCTGCTGGGGGAAG CCCAGGTGGGGAAGACGTCGCTTATCCTGTCGCTGGTGGGCgaggagttccctgaggag GTACCCCCCCGGGCAGAAGAGATAACCATTCCCGCGGACGTCACGCCAGAGAAGGTGCCCACCCACATCGTAGATTATTCAG AAGCTGAGCAGACAGTCGAGGAGCTCCAGGACGAGATTCATAAG ATCCGAACGAGATGGATCCCGCTGGTGAATGGGGATACCAAGAGGGAACCCAG GGTCCCTATCATCCTGGTGGGCAACAAGTCGGACCTGCGGCCGGGGGGCTCCATGGAGGCCGTGCTGCCTATCATGAGCCAGTTCCCTGAGATTGAGACCTGCGTGGAG TGCTCGGCTAAGAACCTGAAAAACATCTCGGAGCTGTTCTACTATGCACAGAAGGCCGTGCTGCACCCCACGGCCCCCCTGTATGACCCCGAGGCCAAGCAG CTGAAGCCCGCGTGTGCCCAGGCCCTCACACGCATCTTCAGGCTCTTAGACCAGGACATGGACCAGGCACTCAGTGATCAAGAGCTCAACGCTTTCCAG ACGTCCTGCTTTGGGCTACCCCTGGCCCCACAAGCCCTGGAAGACGTGAAGATGGTGGTGAGCAAGAATGTGGCGGGAGGCGTGCGCGAGGACCGGCTGACCCTAGACG gcttccttTTCTTGAACACGCTCTTCATCCAGCGAGGCCGCCACGAGACCACGTGGACCATCCTGAGGCGCTTTGGCTACGGCGACTCGCTTGAGCTGACCGCTGACTACCTCTGCCCACC GCTCCGCGTGCCCCCGGGCTGCAGCGCTGAGCTCAACCACTGTGGCTACCAGTTTGTGCAGAGGATGTTTGAGAAGCACGACCAG GACCAGGATGGTGCCCTCTCGCCAGCAGAGTTGGAGAGCCTCTTCAGCGTGTTTCCTGCCGCTCCCTGGGGCCCCCAGCTACCCCGCACAGTCCGCACCGAGGGCAGTCGGCTGCCCCTACATGGGTACCTCTGCCAGTGGAC CCTGGTGACCTACTTGGACGTCCGGCGCTGTCTCGAGCACCTTGGGTACCTGGGCTACCCCACCCTCTGTGAGCAGGACTCCCAGTCCCATGCCATCACAG TCACCCGGGAAAAGAGGCTGGACCAGGAGAAGGGACAAACGCAGAGAAACGTTCTCCTGTGCAAGGTGGTGGGGGCCCGTGGAGTGGGCAAGTCCTCCTTCTTGCAGGCCTTCCTCGGCCGTGGCCTGGGG GATGCTGGGGAGCCCTCTGCCTACGCCATCGACACAGTGCAGGTCAACGGGCAGGAGAAGTACCTGATT CTGTGCGAGGTGGGTGCAGACAGCCTCCTAACCGCCTCGGCTGATGCTACCTGTGACGTCGCCTGCTTGATGTTTGACGGCAGTGACCCCAGGTCCTTTGCGCTGTGTGCCAGTGTCTACAAG CGTCACTACATGGATGGGCAGACTCCTTGCCTCTTCGTGTCCTCCAAGGCTGACCTGCCTGAAGGTGTCTTGCTGCCTGGCCTGTCCCCAACTGAGTTCTGCCACAGGCACCGGCTGCCTGCCCCTGCCCCGTTCTCCTGCACCGGCCCATCAGAGCCCCATGTGGCCATCTTCACCCGGCTTGCCACCATGGCTACCTTCCC ACACCTTATCCACCGGGAGCTGCATGCCACCTCCTGGCTCCGGGTGGCGCTGGGGGCTTTTGGGGCTGCCGTCGCTGCCATCCTCAGCTTCTCACTCTACAGGATCCTGGTGAAGAGCCGATGA
- the RHOT2 gene encoding mitochondrial Rho GTPase 2 isoform X1 — protein MKRDVRILLLGEAQVGKTSLILSLVGEEFPEEVPPRAEEITIPADVTPEKVPTHIVDYSEAEQTVEELQDEIHKANVVCVVYDVSEEATIEKIRTRWIPLVNGDTKREPRVPIILVGNKSDLRPGGSMEAVLPIMSQFPEIETCVECSAKNLKNISELFYYAQKAVLHPTAPLYDPEAKQLKPACAQALTRIFRLLDQDMDQALSDQELNAFQTSCFGLPLAPQALEDVKMVVSKNVAGGVREDRLTLDGFLFLNTLFIQRGRHETTWTILRRFGYGDSLELTADYLCPPLRVPPGCSAELNHCGYQFVQRMFEKHDQDQDGALSPAELESLFSVFPAAPWGPQLPRTVRTEGSRLPLHGYLCQWTLVTYLDVRRCLEHLGYLGYPTLCEQDSQSHAITVTREKRLDQEKGQTQRNVLLCKVVGARGVGKSSFLQAFLGRGLGDAGEPSAYAIDTVQVNGQEKYLILCEVGADSLLTASADATCDVACLMFDGSDPRSFALCASVYKRHYMDGQTPCLFVSSKADLPEGVLLPGLSPTEFCHRHRLPAPAPFSCTGPSEPHVAIFTRLATMATFPHLIHRELHATSWLRVALGAFGAAVAAILSFSLYRILVKSR, from the exons ATGAAGCGGGACGTGCGCATCCTGCTGCTGGGGGAAG CCCAGGTGGGGAAGACGTCGCTTATCCTGTCGCTGGTGGGCgaggagttccctgaggag GTACCCCCCCGGGCAGAAGAGATAACCATTCCCGCGGACGTCACGCCAGAGAAGGTGCCCACCCACATCGTAGATTATTCAG AAGCTGAGCAGACAGTCGAGGAGCTCCAGGACGAGATTCATAAG gCAAACGTGGTGTGCGTGGTGTATGATGTGTCTGAGGAGGCTACCATCGAGAAG ATCCGAACGAGATGGATCCCGCTGGTGAATGGGGATACCAAGAGGGAACCCAG GGTCCCTATCATCCTGGTGGGCAACAAGTCGGACCTGCGGCCGGGGGGCTCCATGGAGGCCGTGCTGCCTATCATGAGCCAGTTCCCTGAGATTGAGACCTGCGTGGAG TGCTCGGCTAAGAACCTGAAAAACATCTCGGAGCTGTTCTACTATGCACAGAAGGCCGTGCTGCACCCCACGGCCCCCCTGTATGACCCCGAGGCCAAGCAG CTGAAGCCCGCGTGTGCCCAGGCCCTCACACGCATCTTCAGGCTCTTAGACCAGGACATGGACCAGGCACTCAGTGATCAAGAGCTCAACGCTTTCCAG ACGTCCTGCTTTGGGCTACCCCTGGCCCCACAAGCCCTGGAAGACGTGAAGATGGTGGTGAGCAAGAATGTGGCGGGAGGCGTGCGCGAGGACCGGCTGACCCTAGACG gcttccttTTCTTGAACACGCTCTTCATCCAGCGAGGCCGCCACGAGACCACGTGGACCATCCTGAGGCGCTTTGGCTACGGCGACTCGCTTGAGCTGACCGCTGACTACCTCTGCCCACC GCTCCGCGTGCCCCCGGGCTGCAGCGCTGAGCTCAACCACTGTGGCTACCAGTTTGTGCAGAGGATGTTTGAGAAGCACGACCAG GACCAGGATGGTGCCCTCTCGCCAGCAGAGTTGGAGAGCCTCTTCAGCGTGTTTCCTGCCGCTCCCTGGGGCCCCCAGCTACCCCGCACAGTCCGCACCGAGGGCAGTCGGCTGCCCCTACATGGGTACCTCTGCCAGTGGAC CCTGGTGACCTACTTGGACGTCCGGCGCTGTCTCGAGCACCTTGGGTACCTGGGCTACCCCACCCTCTGTGAGCAGGACTCCCAGTCCCATGCCATCACAG TCACCCGGGAAAAGAGGCTGGACCAGGAGAAGGGACAAACGCAGAGAAACGTTCTCCTGTGCAAGGTGGTGGGGGCCCGTGGAGTGGGCAAGTCCTCCTTCTTGCAGGCCTTCCTCGGCCGTGGCCTGGGG GATGCTGGGGAGCCCTCTGCCTACGCCATCGACACAGTGCAGGTCAACGGGCAGGAGAAGTACCTGATT CTGTGCGAGGTGGGTGCAGACAGCCTCCTAACCGCCTCGGCTGATGCTACCTGTGACGTCGCCTGCTTGATGTTTGACGGCAGTGACCCCAGGTCCTTTGCGCTGTGTGCCAGTGTCTACAAG CGTCACTACATGGATGGGCAGACTCCTTGCCTCTTCGTGTCCTCCAAGGCTGACCTGCCTGAAGGTGTCTTGCTGCCTGGCCTGTCCCCAACTGAGTTCTGCCACAGGCACCGGCTGCCTGCCCCTGCCCCGTTCTCCTGCACCGGCCCATCAGAGCCCCATGTGGCCATCTTCACCCGGCTTGCCACCATGGCTACCTTCCC ACACCTTATCCACCGGGAGCTGCATGCCACCTCCTGGCTCCGGGTGGCGCTGGGGGCTTTTGGGGCTGCCGTCGCTGCCATCCTCAGCTTCTCACTCTACAGGATCCTGGTGAAGAGCCGATGA
- the RHBDL1 gene encoding rhomboid-related protein 1 isoform X1 — translation MDRSSLLQLIQEQQLDPENTGFIGADTFTGLVHRHELPLDPAKLDMLVALAQSNERGQVCYQELVDLISSKRSSSFKRAIANGQRALPRDGLLDEPGLGVYKRFVRYVAYEILPREVDRHWYFYRHRSCPPPVFMASVTLAQIIVFLCYGARLNKWVLQTYHPEYMKSPLVYHPGHRARAWRFLTYMFMHVGLEQLGFNALLQLMIGVPLEMVHGLLRISLLYLAGVLAGSLTVSITDMRAPVVGGSGGVYALCSAHLANVVMNWAGMRCPYKLLRMVLALVCMSSEVGRAVWLRFSPPLPASGPQPSFMAHLAGAVVGVSMGLTILRSYEERLRDQCGWWVVLLAYGTFLLFAIFWNIFAYDLLGAHIPPPP, via the exons ATGGACAGGAGCTCGCTGCTGCAGCTTATCCAGGAGCAG CAGCTGGACCCTGAGAACACAGGCTTCATCGGTGCAGACACCTTCACCGGCCTGGTGCACCGCCATGAGCTACCCCTGGACCCGGCCAAACTGGACATGCTGGTGGCCCTGGCCCAGAGCAACGAGCGGGGCCAGGTCTGCTACCAGGAGCTGGTGGACCTG ATCAGCAGCAAGCGCTCAAGCAGCTTCAAGCGGGCCATCGCCAATGGACAGCGGGCACTGCCCCGGGATGGGCTGCTGGATGAGCCGGGCCTGGGTGTCTACAAGCGGTTCGTACGCTACGTGGCCTACGAGATCCTGCCTCGAGAGGTGGACCGCCACTGGTACTTCTACAGGCACCGCAGCTGCCCACCCCCTGTGTTTATGGCCTCAGTCACCCTTGCCCAG ATCATCGTGTTCCTGTGCTACGGGGCCCGTCTCAACAAGTGGGTGCTGCAGACCTACCACCCTGAGTACATGAAGAGCCCCCTTGTATACCATCCTGGCCACCGTGCTCGGGCCTGGCGCTTCCTCACCTACATGTTCATGCACGTTGG GCTGGAGCAGTTGGGGTTCAACGCGCTCCTGCAGCTGATGATCGGGGTGCCCCTGGAGATGGTGCACGGCCTGCTCCGCATCAGCCTACTCTACCTGGCTGGTGTGCTGGCAG GCTCCCTGACCGTCTCCATTACTGACATGCGGGCCCCTGTGGTGGGGGGCTCCGGCGGGGTCTACGCCCTGTGCTCTGCACACCTGGCCAATGTCGTCATG AACTGGGCTGGGATGAGGTGTCCCTACAAGCTGCTGAGGATGGTGCTGGCCCTGGTGTGCA TGAGCTCCGAGGTGGGCCGGGCCGTGTGGCTGCGCTTCTCCCCACCACTGCCTGCCTCGGGCCCGCAGCCCAGCTTCATGGCGCACCTGGCGGGAGCGGTGGTGGGTGTCAGCATGGGCCTGACCATCCTGCGCAGCTACGAGGAGCGCCTGCGGGATCAGTGCGGCTGGTGGGTGGTGCTGCTTGCCTATGGCACCTTCCTGCTCTTCGCCATCTTCTGGAACATCTTTGCCTACGACCTGCTGGGTGCCCACATTCCCCCGCCACCCTGA
- the RHBDL1 gene encoding rhomboid-related protein 1 isoform X2: MDRSSLLQLIQEQQLDPENTGFIGADTFTGLVHRHELPLDPAKLDMLVALAQSNERGQVCYQELVDLIIVFLCYGARLNKWVLQTYHPEYMKSPLVYHPGHRARAWRFLTYMFMHVGLEQLGFNALLQLMIGVPLEMVHGLLRISLLYLAGVLAGSLTVSITDMRAPVVGGSGGVYALCSAHLANVVMNWAGMRCPYKLLRMVLALVCMSSEVGRAVWLRFSPPLPASGPQPSFMAHLAGAVVGVSMGLTILRSYEERLRDQCGWWVVLLAYGTFLLFAIFWNIFAYDLLGAHIPPPP; encoded by the exons ATGGACAGGAGCTCGCTGCTGCAGCTTATCCAGGAGCAG CAGCTGGACCCTGAGAACACAGGCTTCATCGGTGCAGACACCTTCACCGGCCTGGTGCACCGCCATGAGCTACCCCTGGACCCGGCCAAACTGGACATGCTGGTGGCCCTGGCCCAGAGCAACGAGCGGGGCCAGGTCTGCTACCAGGAGCTGGTGGACCTG ATCATCGTGTTCCTGTGCTACGGGGCCCGTCTCAACAAGTGGGTGCTGCAGACCTACCACCCTGAGTACATGAAGAGCCCCCTTGTATACCATCCTGGCCACCGTGCTCGGGCCTGGCGCTTCCTCACCTACATGTTCATGCACGTTGG GCTGGAGCAGTTGGGGTTCAACGCGCTCCTGCAGCTGATGATCGGGGTGCCCCTGGAGATGGTGCACGGCCTGCTCCGCATCAGCCTACTCTACCTGGCTGGTGTGCTGGCAG GCTCCCTGACCGTCTCCATTACTGACATGCGGGCCCCTGTGGTGGGGGGCTCCGGCGGGGTCTACGCCCTGTGCTCTGCACACCTGGCCAATGTCGTCATG AACTGGGCTGGGATGAGGTGTCCCTACAAGCTGCTGAGGATGGTGCTGGCCCTGGTGTGCA TGAGCTCCGAGGTGGGCCGGGCCGTGTGGCTGCGCTTCTCCCCACCACTGCCTGCCTCGGGCCCGCAGCCCAGCTTCATGGCGCACCTGGCGGGAGCGGTGGTGGGTGTCAGCATGGGCCTGACCATCCTGCGCAGCTACGAGGAGCGCCTGCGGGATCAGTGCGGCTGGTGGGTGGTGCTGCTTGCCTATGGCACCTTCCTGCTCTTCGCCATCTTCTGGAACATCTTTGCCTACGACCTGCTGGGTGCCCACATTCCCCCGCCACCCTGA